The proteins below come from a single Malus sylvestris chromosome 3, drMalSylv7.2, whole genome shotgun sequence genomic window:
- the LOC126615730 gene encoding histidine biosynthesis bifunctional protein hisIE, chloroplastic-like isoform X2, whose protein sequence is MAIPHLHFVQSVRVSSPCRISFPNQYHYGRSNFSRKSSSLIYASTHNFDRDLHLQSKVETVLDNVKWDDKGLAVAIAQNVDTGAILMQGFANREAVAMTVSSRKATFYSRSRSTLWTKGETSNNFINVQEIFLDCDRDSIIYLGKPDGPTCHTGSETCYYTPVLDFLEHRQDEEHKLALTTLYSLESTIAKRKEELEVPESGKPSWTCRLLSDEKLLCSKIREEADELCQTLEENEDRLRAASEMADVLYHGMALLARKGVKMEEVLEILRRRFSQSGIEEKRNRKSQA, encoded by the exons ATGGCGATTCCACACTTGCATTTTGTGCAATCTGTGAGAGTTTCTTCCCCGTGCCGCATTTCCTTTCCTAACCAGTATCATTATGGTAGAAGCAATTTCAGTAGAAAGAGCAGTTCTCTTATTTATGCTTCCACCCACAACTTTGACAGGGACCTCCATCTTCAATCAAAG GTTGAAACAGTGTTAGACAATGTAAAATGGGATGACAAAGGTTTAGCGGTGGCCATAGCTCAAAACGTTGACACAGGAGCCATCTTGATGCAAGGCTTTGCTAACAGGGAGGCAGTGGCCATGACAGTTTCCTCACGGAAGGCTACATTCTACAGTCGGTCGCGATCAACCTTGTGGACAAAGGGAGAGACCTCCAATAATTTCATTAATGTCCAGGAAATCTTCCTTGATTGTGACCGAGACTCC ATAATATACCTTGGGAAGCCTGATGGACCTACCTGCCACACAGGGTCAGAGACGTGCTATTACACACCAGTGCTTGATTTCTTGGAACATCGACAG GACGAAGAACATAAATTGGCTTTGACCACTTTGTACTCATTAGAGTCGACAATTGCCAAGCGAAAAGAAGAATTAGAAGTTCCAGAGAGTGGAAAGCCCTCGTGGACTTGCCGTCTACTATCTGATGAGAAGTTGTTGTGCTCAAAAATCAG GGAAGAGGCGGACGAGCTATGCCAGACACTGGAGGAGAACGAAGATAGGCTGCGTGCTGCCTCGGAGATGGCAGATGTGCTTTATCATGGCATGGCTCTGTTGGCCCGTAAAGGCGTGAAAATGGAAGAGGTTTTGGAAATTCTTCGGCGTAG GTTTTCCCAGTCGGGTATCGAGGAAAAGAGAAACCGCAAGTCACAAGCCTAG
- the LOC126615730 gene encoding histidine biosynthesis bifunctional protein hisIE, chloroplastic-like isoform X1 produces MAIPHLHFVQSVRVSSPCRISFPNQYHYGRSNFSRKSSSLIYASTHNFDRDLHLQSKVETVLDNVKWDDKGLAVAIAQNVDTGAILMQGFANREAVAMTVSSRKATFYSRSRSTLWTKGETSNNFINVQEIFLDCDRDSIIYLGKPDGPTCHTGSETCYYTPVLDFLEHRQDEEHKLALTTLYSLESTIAKRKEELEVPESGKPSWTCRLLSDEKLLCSKIREEADELCQTLEENEDRLCAASEMAYVLYHGMALLGSKGVKMEEVLEILRHRFSQSGIEEKRNRKSQA; encoded by the exons ATGGCGATTCCACACTTGCATTTTGTGCAATCTGTGAGAGTTTCTTCCCCGTGCCGCATTTCCTTTCCTAACCAGTATCATTATGGTAGAAGCAATTTCAGTAGAAAGAGCAGTTCTCTTATTTATGCTTCCACCCACAACTTTGACAGGGACCTCCATCTTCAATCAAAG GTTGAAACAGTGTTAGACAATGTAAAATGGGATGACAAAGGTTTAGCGGTGGCCATAGCTCAAAACGTTGACACAGGAGCCATCTTGATGCAAGGCTTTGCTAACAGGGAGGCAGTGGCCATGACAGTTTCCTCACGGAAGGCTACATTCTACAGTCGGTCGCGATCAACCTTGTGGACAAAGGGAGAGACCTCCAATAATTTCATTAATGTCCAGGAAATCTTCCTTGATTGTGACCGAGACTCC ATAATATACCTTGGGAAGCCTGATGGACCTACCTGCCACACAGGGTCAGAGACGTGCTATTACACACCAGTGCTTGATTTCTTGGAACATCGACAG GACGAAGAACATAAATTGGCTTTGACCACTTTGTACTCATTAGAGTCGACAATTGCCAAGCGAAAAGAAGAATTAGAAGTTCCAGAGAGTGGAAAGCCCTCGTGGACTTGCCGTCTACTATCTGATGAGAAGTTGTTGTGCTCAAAAATCAG GGAAGAGGCGGACGAGCTATGCCAAACACTGGAGGAGAATGAAGATAGGTTGTGTGCTGCCTCGGAGATGGCATATGTGCTTTATCATGGCATGGCTCTGCTGGGCAGTAAAGGCGTGAAAATGGAAGAGGTTTTGGAAATTCTTCGGCATAGGTTTTCCCAGTCGGGTATCGAGGAAAAGAGAAACCGCAAGTCACAAGCCTAG
- the LOC126615730 gene encoding histidine biosynthesis bifunctional protein hisIE, chloroplastic-like isoform X3, with the protein MAIPHLHFVQSVRVSSPCRISFPNQYHYGRSNFSRKSSSLIYASTHNFDRDLHLQSKVETVLDNVKWDDKGLAVAIAQNVDTGAILMQGFANREAVAMTVSSRKATFYSRSRSTLWTKGETSNNFINVQEIFLDCDRDSIIYLGKPDGPTCHTGSETCYYTPVLDFLEHRQDEEHKLALTTLYSLESTIAKRKEELEVPESGKPSWTCRLLSDEKLLCSKIREEADELCQTLEENEDRLRAASEMADVLYHGMALLARKGVKMEEVLEILRRRFSQSGIEEKRNRKSQA; encoded by the exons ATGGCGATTCCACACTTGCATTTTGTGCAATCTGTGAGAGTTTCTTCCCCGTGCCGCATTTCCTTTCCTAACCAGTATCATTATGGTAGAAGCAATTTCAGTAGAAAGAGCAGTTCTCTTATTTATGCTTCCACCCACAACTTTGACAGGGACCTCCATCTTCAATCAAAG GTTGAAACAGTGTTAGACAATGTAAAATGGGATGACAAAGGTTTAGCGGTGGCCATAGCTCAAAACGTTGACACAGGAGCCATCTTGATGCAAGGCTTTGCTAACAGGGAGGCAGTGGCCATGACAGTTTCCTCACGGAAGGCTACATTCTACAGTCGGTCGCGATCAACCTTGTGGACAAAGGGAGAGACCTCCAATAATTTCATTAATGTCCAGGAAATCTTCCTTGATTGTGACCGAGACTCC ATAATATACCTTGGGAAGCCTGATGGACCTACCTGCCACACAGGGTCAGAGACGTGCTATTACACACCAGTGCTTGATTTCTTGGAACATCGACAG GACGAAGAACATAAATTGGCTTTGACCACTTTGTACTCATTAGAGTCGACAATTGCCAAGCGAAAAGAAGAATTAGAAGTTCCAGAGAGTGGAAAGCCCTCGTGGACTTGCCGTCTACTATCTGATGAGAAGTTGTTGTGCTCAAAAATCAG GGAAGAGGCGGACGAGCTATGCCAGACACTGGAGGAGAACGAAGATAGGCTGCGTGCTGCCTCGGAGATGGCAGATGTGCTTTATCATGGCATGGCTCTGTTGGCCCGTAAAGGCGTGAAAATGGAAGAGGTTTTGGAAATTCTTCGGCGTAGGTTTTCCCAGTCGGGTATCGAGGAAAAGAGAAACCGCAAGTCACAAGCCTAG
- the LOC126615731 gene encoding uncharacterized protein LOC126615731 isoform X2 — MSSSRRVYKQLQEQQQRLLAQQAELANLEEGGSGGGDEAFFMEEDEDDHHRRQKASHSRRVMEAVGQIAKPRRVANLDRKREKRDQVDEIARMGKTTVLESLMRFCSAIEALYTNEYLRTPTPRDMRRLLRKGEM; from the exons atgtcttcttcaagaagggtgtataaacagttgcaggagcaacaacaaaggttgttggcacaacaggcagaattggccaatctcgaggaaggtggaagtggaggtggagatgaggctttcttcatggaggaggatgaggatgatcaccatagaaggcagaaggcctcacattcccgccgtgtcatggaagccgtgggtcagatagccaaaccaagacgtgttgcaaacctcgatagaaaaagggaaaaacgag atcaagtggatgagatcgcgaggatgggaaaaacaactgttttggagtccctgatgcggttttgctctgcaattgaagccctctacaccaatgagtacctccgtacacccacgccaagggacatgcgaaggcttctgaggaagggtgagatgtga
- the LOC126615731 gene encoding uncharacterized protein LOC126615731 isoform X1 gives MIGSMDCMHWTWKNCPSAWQGAYGNRKGAKSIILEAVASFDTWIWHAFFGVPGAQNDLNVLAQSPVFDELLQGNSPRCTYTINGTQYEGSYYLADGIYPRWSTFVKTVPHPQIEKEKHFAKCQEGCRKDVERCFGILQARWAIIRAAARMFDVEALRSIMMTCIILHNMIVEDEYDYDGVDKYEPDPMNNSRTRIYCAHDGTEDPVQHEPLERDGRYNELIVQRYTNVQEPYWHVTRQNDLIEHQWGLHEGEDN, from the coding sequence atgattggaagcatggactgcatgcactggacttggaaaaactgtccaagtgcgtggCAAGGAGCATATGGCAACAGAAAAGGAGCCAAAAgcatcattttggaagcggtggcttcatttgatacatggatttggcatgctttttttggtgttccaggagctcagaatgacttaaatgtccttgcccaatccccagtgttcgacgaactgctgcaaggaaactcgccgagatgcacatataccattaatggtacccaatacgagggatcatactaccttgcagatggcatttacccaaggtggtcaacatttgtcaaaacagtgccacatccacagattgaaaaggaaaaacactttgcaaaatgtcaagaagggtgtaggaaggatgtcgagcgttgttttggtatcctgcaagctcgttgggcgattatcagggctgcagctagaatgtttgatgtcgaggctcttcgatccatcatgatgacgtgtattattctccacaacatgattgttgaagatgagtatgattatgatggcGTCGATAAATATGAGCCGGAtccgatgaacaactcaagaacacgtatctatTGTGCTCATGATGGGACCGAAGATCCAGTGCAACACGAGCCGTTGGAAcgcgatggacgttacaatgaattgatcgttcAGCGGTACACTAATGTGCAAGAGCCTTACTGGCACGTAACCCGccagaatgacttgattgagcaccagtggggattgcatgaaggcgaagataattag